AAAAAAGGCAACGATTATTTGGAGAAAATGATGTGAATCATATTAACCAATATCAAAAGCTGTATAAAGATGGTTTAGTAAGTGAGCCAATGCCACATCTATTTTTAATTAGTGATGAATTCGCAGAATTGAAGTCAGAACAACCAGAATTCATGAAAGAGTTAGTTTCAACTGCACGTATTGGGCGTTCACTCGGAATCCATTTAATATTAGCTACGCAAAAACCGAGTGGTGTTGTAGATGATCAAATTTGGAGTAACTCGAAATTCAAACTAGCACTAAAAGTTCAAAATACGTCAGATAGTAATGAGATTTTAAAAACACCAGATGCTGCTGAAATTACATTACCAGGACGTGCTTACTTACAAGTTGGGAATAATGAAATTTATGAACTATTCCAATCAGCTTGGAGCGGGGCGGATTATGTAGAAAATAAAGAGGATAAAGAACATTTAGACGCAACAATATATGCAATAAATGATCTAGGACAATATGAAATATTAAGTGAAGACTTAAGTGGACTTGGTAGCAGTAAAGAAGTAATAAGCGTACCATCTGAACTTGATGCTGTTATTGACTACATTCACGATTACGCAGAAGTAAATGAAATTGAAGCATTAGCAAGACCATGGTTACCACCACTTCCAGAAAGCGTATATTTACAAGACTTACACGCTATTCAATTCAAAGAAGCATGGACGAAAGAAAAGAAACCATTAAAAGCAACAGTTGGTCTACTAGATCAGCCTGAATTACAATCACAGACGCCGTTAACATTAGATATTAGTAAAGACGGGCACGTGGCAGTCTTCTCAAGTCCAGGTTACGGAAAATCAACATTCTTACAATCAGTCATTATGGATGTAGCTCGTCAGCATAGTCCGGAGCATTTGCATGTGTATTTATTGGACTTCGGAACAAATGGTTTAATGCCATTAAAATCTTTACCGCATGTGGCAGACATCATTACACTAGACCAAGTTGAAAAATGTGAGAAGTTTCTTCGTCGTATAGAAGACCTATTAAAAGATAGAAAGCAATTGCTAAGTAAATATGGCGTTGCAAGTCTTGAAATGTATGAGAGAGCTAGTAAAGAAGTATTACCAACAGTATTAATTACGTTAGATAACTATGATGCTGTTAGAGAAGCTGGATTTGTCGAAGACTTTGAACGCATTGTTGCACAAATTGTACGTGAAGGGGCAGCGGTAGGAATTCATTTAATGCTTACGGCTACACGTCAAAATGCATTGAGAGTACAAGTAAATACAAATATTAAACTACAAATTGCTCTATATATGATAGATGAGGCAGAATCTAGAGCTATTGTAGGAAGAACAGAGTTAAAAATTGAAGAATTAGCAGGCCGTGGTTTAGTTAAAATTGACGAACCAACAATATTCCAAACAGCTTTACCGACAGATGGAGAAGATGTACTTACTCGAATTGAAAATATACAAGCTGAAGGAAAAGAGATGGATTCCTTCTGGGATGGAGAAAGACCGAAAGCAATTCCTATGGTACCTGAAGTTCTGGAATACAAAGAATTTATTGCATGGCCAGAAACAAGGAAAATTATTGAAGCAGGCAAACTAACATTTGGTGTAGAAACAGAAAGCGTTACACCTCTCGAATTAGATTTAACGGAAGCGTCTAATATTGTTGTAGGGGGAATTAAGAAAGATGAAGTTGAAAATGTAGTTCATCAATTCCTTCAACAATTAGCAGACAGTGGACACTTTGATCTAGGTTTAATTGATACAAGAACACGCAATTTCTCAAACTATAGAGAGAGCGCTGCTTTATATGTAGCTGAAAAAACAGGAATTGAGAAAACGATTAAACAAGTTACAAATGCTTATAAATCGAGAGAAGCGGCGTTTAAAGAGGAGCAGGAAGCATCAAGTGAAACAGTGAACCCAGCTGAATTTATTAAGAAATTTAAGCCGATTGTAATCGTAATTGCAGATGTAAATGATATTTTAAGTAATTTAGAAGATAGTGATATATATAGTTTAGCGGAATTAATAACAAATGGTGCATTTATGGGCATCCACTTCGTAATTGGCTGTGATGTTGATTCAATTGACAGTCGATACGATTTAGTTTCAAAAACAATAAAAACGCAATCTCATGTTATTTTACTTAGAAAATCATCAGGCCAAATGGTCTTTGATGTATCTAATAAAGATTTAAGTAGTACAAAATTAAATCCATTTGAAGGGTATTTTGTTGAAAATCGTTTTGCTACTAGAATTAAAGTGCCAACTATTTAAGGGGGGATTTGCATGGGGATAGAGGAATTAAATAGTCAAAAATCTGGTTTATTAAGTAGTATAAGTCATCAACAAGGGCAATTGGCTGAATTACAAATGAAACTAAGAAGGCTAATAACTGCTAAGGGGAAATTTGTAAATAATCTTGAAGCAATTAAACAAAATCAAGAGCAGTTTAAGTCTTTAGAAATAAACGAGAGTAGTTGGAAAGGGCAAAGAGCAACTACTTTTAAAGAAACGTATGAACAACAAGTTATTTCTAATTTAGGGAAGTTTATTGGAGAACTAGGGAGAGTGCAAGAAGACATCGATCAAGCCATACGGCGGCTTGAAAGAGAAATCGCTGCATGTGAGTCTAGTATTCTTTCATTAAGTCGAAGTGTTTCAATGGTTGACGCTAGTATTCAAGTAGAAGTACAGAAGGCGGGGAAATGATAAATGGGGGAAATTAAATTAAATAAAGGGGTATTTGATGCGAAAGTAAGTGAATTGAAAAGTGGCGCTAGTGATTTAGGTAAGACTAAATTTAATGGTATGCAGTTACATCGTACGAATTTAAGTAAACTGAAAAAATATTGTGAAGCGATCGAAAAGTTATCGAAAAAAGTGCAGCAATATGAACAAATACTCCAAAAAGATATTAGTAGAATTCAGCAAACAGGACAAGAAATGGTTCAGCAAGATGAAAAGCTTGGAAAAGATTTGAAAGACAGTTCAGCTCACCGTGCTATGTAAAGGGATAGGAGGGAGAAAATATGAGCAAAATCATAGAGTTACAAGAAGTAAAAGAACTGCAAGAGCGCTTTAATTCAAGTGCCGAAGAGTTAAATCAACATTTGGAAACATTGCAGCAAAAAATAGAGGACTTTACACAAATTAACTCTTTTCAAGGGAAAGCTGCTGATACTATTAAGAATCATTTATCTACAGTTCATGGAGCTGTTATCACTGGATTTACAGTTACAACGGAAATGTTAAAAAGTCAATTTCAAAAAGCAATAGAGGAGTTTAACAGTGAGGTTGACAGTGATGCAGATGCGAAAATTCATGGAAGTTATTTGGATGATGTAAAGAAAAAAGTTAATGGATATAGTGAGGGATTCAGCCACTCTAATGAAGAGGCAAAAAAAACAGTAGGTACGATTAGTGACATCGTCGCAATTCAATATCCATCATCATCAAGCATCACTGAAGGCGCTGTAAAAAGCCAAAAAGAAATCAGTGATACATTAGAAAAATTAGAGACTTATAACAGTAAGCAAAGTGACCTGCAAGAGTTTGATGAATTAATGCGTAAAATAGATGAGGGAATGAAACAAATAAAAGTGAATAATGGGAATTTGTCTAGCGCCTCAATAGGGAAGTTATTAGCTGACACATCAATTGGAAATATCATTAAGGGATTGGCAGATGCCATGACTAAGTTTGATATTGGGAATAAGGGAGCTAAGGCTACTTTAAATGCTTACATACGCATGCATTATGTTACAAAGAAATTGGGTTTGGAAGTTCTTTTCGATCCTAAAGGCCGAAAAGGTAAAGGGGCATATACATTATCGACTTCTAAGAAAGAAGATATGGTTTTAGCAGAAAGAATACTTAAAATGGATAATAAAGATGACGTGTTATTCAAATATTTAAAGGATAAATTAGAATTTAAATTCGAGGGTTTGAAAACAACAAAGGAACAAATAAAAAAGGCACGCAGAAATATTTATAAATTACCAGAGTTTCAAAATTACGCAGATTTTCAAATGGATCGGGAGAACAAAGGATTGCCTACCGCTATTGGGAAAAAAGGACTGAGTTCATTTAAAGCTGCTTGGGCAGACGGCTTAAAGGATATTAATCCTATGAAATGGAAAGAAGCGTTTAAAGGCCTAGGTAAAGCAGGAGGAATATTGAAAGGAGCAGGTATTTTTGGAGCGGTTGTGTCAGTTGGAGGTAATGTTGTTGATGCTAAAGAAGGTGGTTGGCAGTTAAAAGATGTAGTGGATATAGCAACAGATTCAGCTGTAGATATTGGAGCAAATGCTGGAGCGATGGCAGCTGGTGCTGTAGCAGGATCGTTTTTCCTTCCGCCGCTTGGTACTGTGGTAGGAGCTGGTGTTGCAGTTGGTATTACAGCGGTAGCAAATATAAAATGGAAAAAATTCGGTGGGGACAGTGCGATTGATCTTGCTAAAAAAGGAGTCAAAAATGTAACTGAAAAGATAGAAGAAAAATTTAAAATAGGGGAGAAACTTAAATCTATATTTTGGTAATTAGACTACACGAAAGGTGCAGATAGATGATGTGGGATATAAAAGAAGAAGATTTAGATGAATTTCGAGTAACATGTAGCAGGCGTTTAAGCCCTGAAGGTGCTATGGTTTTCTTTATTGGAGGGATAGTTTATACTTCAGTATTTATGTTTTTTATTTTTATGGGGGGATTGGAGTATTATAATACTTTCTTTGACAAAACAATTGTTAAAATTGAAATTGGGTTATATAGCTTACAAATAATGTTTTTAATTCTATATTCATTTCCAAAAGTGTGTTTTAAATTACAAAAACTACAAACGTTTGTAATATTATTATATGCATTTCAATTAGGTACTATAACATTCACAGCGTTGATTCTTCCTGGGATTTCTGATGATTCAATTGACAGAATTAAATTAATATATGTAGGTATGTTATTTCTAGGAGCAGTCATTGTTCACATTGTGACAACTATCGATACGTTTAAACAAGCGAGTGAAGGTGCGTTCAGTAAGGATGAAAGATCCACCTCATTTTTTAGTAAAACAAAAGGGAATGTGATGAAGTGGGCTACACTATATGCACTAACCCTTCTTGTTTTGATTTATTTTCATACTAATTATGCGTTCGATGTCTTAGTCCTTTATGTGGTAGGTACTGTATTAATGTATACAATTGCTGTCGGTGCAGCTGAATTTCAGCTATTAATGTATTGTAGATTTAAATTCCCTTCATTTAACATATCGTGGGAGCAACATAAAAGAGAGACTCCAAGATATCAAAAGAAAAATAAAAAAGGTAAATCAAAACGTAAGGCGTAAAGGAAATGAGTATAGTAGGTTTAAATGTTCGCCATTTATTATAATGTGGAAGGAATATGAAAGAGAGCGTAAGTGACATTTGAAGAAACAAAAGAATATATAGCCAAGAGAAAGAATAGTAAAAGGAGTAGGTATTATGAAAATTCAATATAAAGCATTATCACTTTTAAATTTAATTAGTATTACTCAAATTGTAAAAAAAGAAGATTGGTTATTACCTGCTATCGCACTGAGAAATCAAGTTGTTCATAATGGAATATATGCTGTAGGTCCTGTTCTTTTTAAATATCAGCCATTGGACAATGAACCAGAGTACGGCGAATATACGTATTCTGTTCCAGTAAATGAACGTGTTAAATTAGGGGAGAATTCTGCATATGAATACGTTGATGGATTAATTATTGAAGAGGCATTAAGTGTTCGATTTACTGATGAAGATGGTGATATTGAGGAGGCTTATAATTTAATACATGAGTTTGCAGAACAGCATCATATTAAATTAGATAATGGTTTTTATCACGTATGTTTAGACGTATACGGTGACATGTGGCTAGATATTTATGCTCCTATTATAGAAGTAGGTGAAACAATAAAATGATAATTGAAGGACAAAGTATTGCATATACAAATGTTGTTTCGAAAGAGTACTATTTTCATTACGAAGATATGGAAGAAGCAATTGAACATTTTATGTCAGAAATTGCAACAGCGAATTTAACAGTAAAAGGTCCGATGTTTTATGCTTTGAAAAATATACCATCTGATGAAAATATGTACGTTGAATTATTCATGCCAGTAAATGAGGATAAAATTCCAGCATCAGAAACACTTCAATTTAGGAGCTATTATTATGTTGATGAGATGCTCATGAAACGATATACGGGAGATTATGAAAAATTAACAGAGCAGGTATATGGTGAAATGCTTCTGTATATGGAGGATAATAATCTGAATTTAGCCTCGCCAATTTATCATGTGTTTAGCGGTGATGAGTCTTTACAGTATGTTGAAGTGAAAATCGCGGTATATAGTGAAGTATAATATTTGAAGCTTGAGATTTTTAAAATGTGGAAGCATCATGAAATATCTTAAAAGAGATAGTTTTGTATAGAATATGGGGATGTGACATAAATAAAACCTTCTCTTCTCTTTAGAATGAGGAGGTTTTTTATTCTAAAATCTATATGTAATTGATTGAACAATTCGACATAAGATTTTTCAATTGGATCAATCTGTATTGGTAGTAGTTACGTTCTGCAGTTCGCTTTGTTTTTATTTTGAAAGGGAAAATTTATTCGAAAGTCAATTTGTAAAGAGG
This Bacillus mycoides DNA region includes the following protein-coding sequences:
- the essC gene encoding type VII secretion protein EssC, whose protein sequence is MEQLLVLTYGDKIYKCTLHPNEQSIVSIGKEWTNDITNPSLEQEVELKWNNEVNAWMVEDQLIEFNKEFEIGKTKDVSLKIFISIIGTTKVFDIGTKHSLTISQNSYDDIAITGSSVDLMLSRETLYDSFKVNVYDGDVFHNYTKLQDSVMLEAGDQLYFDGVLVEIGSEDIQVLSSEDNVKSALPILVESETFYQSGYPDYHRSPRIIYREPEEKMTVAKPSSKPAKPTEHLARIIAPSLVMIVVTVLLAIFMKYGLFILASVAMTVVTIVVSVTSYIKNLKQYKIDIIERDKSYRDYIKQKTKDLHAESEKQRHALQYHYPNVEEIRNMAVQVNPRIYEKTMQHHDFLTFSVGTGQANTSFEIQFNEEEFSQTKDELIDIARELRQRYLLLEDVPVVTDLMNGPVGYIGQRSLVLEQLQLLVVQTALFHSYYDLQFITIFPEEEKEKWDWMRWLPHGSVRDINVRGFVYHDRSRDQVLNSLYQILKERKQKVDEKSSTNEKLYFAPHYIVLITDEKLILDHVVMEFFNDDPSQLGVSLVFVQDVMQSLPEHVKTVIDIRDAKQGNIILEQGELVNRQFKLNHVPKGFNLEDVSRALAPLNHLQNLKNSIPESVTFLEMYGVEKIKELNIKSRWQKNAAHKSLAVPLGLRGKEDIVNLNLHEKAHGPHGLIAGTTGSGKSEIIQSYILSLAVNFHPYEVAFLLIDYKGGGMANLFKNLPHLLGTITNLDGAQSMRALASIKAELQKRQRLFGENDVNHINQYQKLYKDGLVSEPMPHLFLISDEFAELKSEQPEFMKELVSTARIGRSLGIHLILATQKPSGVVDDQIWSNSKFKLALKVQNTSDSNEILKTPDAAEITLPGRAYLQVGNNEIYELFQSAWSGADYVENKEDKEHLDATIYAINDLGQYEILSEDLSGLGSSKEVISVPSELDAVIDYIHDYAEVNEIEALARPWLPPLPESVYLQDLHAIQFKEAWTKEKKPLKATVGLLDQPELQSQTPLTLDISKDGHVAVFSSPGYGKSTFLQSVIMDVARQHSPEHLHVYLLDFGTNGLMPLKSLPHVADIITLDQVEKCEKFLRRIEDLLKDRKQLLSKYGVASLEMYERASKEVLPTVLITLDNYDAVREAGFVEDFERIVAQIVREGAAVGIHLMLTATRQNALRVQVNTNIKLQIALYMIDEAESRAIVGRTELKIEELAGRGLVKIDEPTIFQTALPTDGEDVLTRIENIQAEGKEMDSFWDGERPKAIPMVPEVLEYKEFIAWPETRKIIEAGKLTFGVETESVTPLELDLTEASNIVVGGIKKDEVENVVHQFLQQLADSGHFDLGLIDTRTRNFSNYRESAALYVAEKTGIEKTIKQVTNAYKSREAAFKEEQEASSETVNPAEFIKKFKPIVIVIADVNDILSNLEDSDIYSLAELITNGAFMGIHFVIGCDVDSIDSRYDLVSKTIKTQSHVILLRKSSGQMVFDVSNKDLSSTKLNPFEGYFVENRFATRIKVPTI
- a CDS encoding YwqH-like family protein, which codes for MGIEELNSQKSGLLSSISHQQGQLAELQMKLRRLITAKGKFVNNLEAIKQNQEQFKSLEINESSWKGQRATTFKETYEQQVISNLGKFIGELGRVQEDIDQAIRRLEREIAACESSILSLSRSVSMVDASIQVEVQKAGK
- a CDS encoding TIGR04197 family type VII secretion effector — translated: MGEIKLNKGVFDAKVSELKSGASDLGKTKFNGMQLHRTNLSKLKKYCEAIEKLSKKVQQYEQILQKDISRIQQTGQEMVQQDEKLGKDLKDSSAHRAM
- a CDS encoding T7SS effector LXG polymorphic toxin; the protein is MSKIIELQEVKELQERFNSSAEELNQHLETLQQKIEDFTQINSFQGKAADTIKNHLSTVHGAVITGFTVTTEMLKSQFQKAIEEFNSEVDSDADAKIHGSYLDDVKKKVNGYSEGFSHSNEEAKKTVGTISDIVAIQYPSSSSITEGAVKSQKEISDTLEKLETYNSKQSDLQEFDELMRKIDEGMKQIKVNNGNLSSASIGKLLADTSIGNIIKGLADAMTKFDIGNKGAKATLNAYIRMHYVTKKLGLEVLFDPKGRKGKGAYTLSTSKKEDMVLAERILKMDNKDDVLFKYLKDKLEFKFEGLKTTKEQIKKARRNIYKLPEFQNYADFQMDRENKGLPTAIGKKGLSSFKAAWADGLKDINPMKWKEAFKGLGKAGGILKGAGIFGAVVSVGGNVVDAKEGGWQLKDVVDIATDSAVDIGANAGAMAAGAVAGSFFLPPLGTVVGAGVAVGITAVANIKWKKFGGDSAIDLAKKGVKNVTEKIEEKFKIGEKLKSIFW
- a CDS encoding DUF5085 family protein, with protein sequence MKIQYKALSLLNLISITQIVKKEDWLLPAIALRNQVVHNGIYAVGPVLFKYQPLDNEPEYGEYTYSVPVNERVKLGENSAYEYVDGLIIEEALSVRFTDEDGDIEEAYNLIHEFAEQHHIKLDNGFYHVCLDVYGDMWLDIYAPIIEVGETIK
- a CDS encoding DUF5085 family protein yields the protein MIIEGQSIAYTNVVSKEYYFHYEDMEEAIEHFMSEIATANLTVKGPMFYALKNIPSDENMYVELFMPVNEDKIPASETLQFRSYYYVDEMLMKRYTGDYEKLTEQVYGEMLLYMEDNNLNLASPIYHVFSGDESLQYVEVKIAVYSEV